A stretch of Physeter macrocephalus isolate SW-GA chromosome 6, ASM283717v5, whole genome shotgun sequence DNA encodes these proteins:
- the TRABD gene encoding traB domain-containing protein isoform X2, whose protein sequence is MAVMLQPGEGLARWAGRPLHSALQWRLHASVPEPPPRPAMEGQEEQPPREAGTEPIATAGGSEVVPRVLPGEPQNLSDVDAFNLLLEMKLKRRQERPDLPRTVTELVAEDGSRVYVVGTAHFSDDSKKDVVKTIREVQPDVVVVELCQYRVSMLKMDERTLLREAKEISLEKLQQAVRQASKVPFCKFHLGDRPIPVTFKRAIAALSFWQKIKLAWGLCFLSDPISKDDVERCKQKDLLEQMMAEMIGEFPDLHRTIVSERDIYLTYVLRQAARRLELPRASDAEPRKCVPSVVVGVVGMGHVPGIEKNWTTDLNIQEIMTVPPPSVSSRVSWLAVKAAFLGLLGYGLYWMGRRASSLVLSLPAAQYCLRRASEAWPHK, encoded by the exons ATGGCGGTGATGTTGCAGCCAGGAGAGGGCCTGGCACGGTGGGCGGGCAGGCCCCTACACAGCGCCCTGCAGTGGAG GCTTCACGCGTCGGTGCCGGagccgccgccccgccccgccatgGAGGGCCAGGAGGAGCAGCCCCCTCGCGAG GCCGGCACAGAGCCCATCGCGACTGCAGGGGGCTCGGAGGTGGTGCCGAGGGTGCTCCCCGGAGAGCCCCAGAACCTGT CCGACGTGGACGCTTTCAACCTGCTCCTGGAGATGAAGCTGAAGAGGCGGCAAGAGCGGCCCGACCTGCCGCGCACGGTGACCGAGCTGGTGGCCGAGGACGGGAGCCGCGTGTACGTGGTGGGCACGGCCCACTTCAGCGACGACAGCAAGAAGGACGTGGTGAAG ACCATCCGGGAGGTGCAGCCCGACGTGGTGGTGGTGGAGCTGTGCCAGTACCGCGTGTCCATGCTGAAGATGGACGAGCGCACGCTGCTGCGTGAGGCCAAGGAGATCAGCCTGGAGAAGCTGCAGCAGGCCGTCAGGCAG GCCAGCAAGGTGCCTTTCTGCAAGTTCCACCTGGGCGACCGGCCTATCCCCGTCACCTTCAAGAGGGCCATCGCCGCCCTCTCCTTCTGGCAGAAGATCAAGCTGGCCTGGGGCCTGTGTTTCCTGTCGGACCCTATCAG CAAGGATGACGTGGAGCGGTGCAAACAGAAGGACCTGCTGGAGCAGATGATGGCCGAGATGATCGGCGAGTTCCCCGACCTGCACCGCACCATCGTGTCTGAGCGGGACATCTACCTGACCTACGTGCTGAGGCAGGCGGCCCGGCGCCTGGAGCTGCCTCGCGCCTCTGATG CCGAGCCCAGGAAGTGCGTCCCCTCCGTGGTGGTGGGCGTCGTGGGCATGGGCCACGTCCCTGGCATCGAGAAGAACTGGACCACCGACCTCAACATCCAGGAGATAATGAC tgtCCCCCCGCCGTCCGTCTCCAGCAGAGTGTCCTGGCTGGCCGTGAAGGCCGCCTTCTTGGGCCTCCTGGGCTACGGCCTGTACTGGATGGGGCGCCGTGCCAGCAGCCTGGTCTTGTCACTGCCTGCCGCCCAGTACTGCCTGCGGAGGGCCTCCGAGGCCTGGCCACACAAGTAG
- the TRABD gene encoding traB domain-containing protein isoform X1 — MAVMLQPGEGLARWAGRPLHSALQWRLHASVPEPPPRPAMEGQEEQPPREAGTEPIATAGGSEVVPRVLPGEPQNLSDVDAFNLLLEMKLKRRQERPDLPRTVTELVAEDGSRVYVVGTAHFSDDSKKDVVKTIREVQPDVVVVELCQYRVSMLKMDERTLLREAKEISLEKLQQAVRQNGVMSGLMQMLLLKVSAHITEQLGMAPGGEFREAFKEASKVPFCKFHLGDRPIPVTFKRAIAALSFWQKIKLAWGLCFLSDPISKDDVERCKQKDLLEQMMAEMIGEFPDLHRTIVSERDIYLTYVLRQAARRLELPRASDAEPRKCVPSVVVGVVGMGHVPGIEKNWTTDLNIQEIMTVPPPSVSSRVSWLAVKAAFLGLLGYGLYWMGRRASSLVLSLPAAQYCLRRASEAWPHK; from the exons ATGGCGGTGATGTTGCAGCCAGGAGAGGGCCTGGCACGGTGGGCGGGCAGGCCCCTACACAGCGCCCTGCAGTGGAG GCTTCACGCGTCGGTGCCGGagccgccgccccgccccgccatgGAGGGCCAGGAGGAGCAGCCCCCTCGCGAG GCCGGCACAGAGCCCATCGCGACTGCAGGGGGCTCGGAGGTGGTGCCGAGGGTGCTCCCCGGAGAGCCCCAGAACCTGT CCGACGTGGACGCTTTCAACCTGCTCCTGGAGATGAAGCTGAAGAGGCGGCAAGAGCGGCCCGACCTGCCGCGCACGGTGACCGAGCTGGTGGCCGAGGACGGGAGCCGCGTGTACGTGGTGGGCACGGCCCACTTCAGCGACGACAGCAAGAAGGACGTGGTGAAG ACCATCCGGGAGGTGCAGCCCGACGTGGTGGTGGTGGAGCTGTGCCAGTACCGCGTGTCCATGCTGAAGATGGACGAGCGCACGCTGCTGCGTGAGGCCAAGGAGATCAGCCTGGAGAAGCTGCAGCAGGCCGTCAGGCAG AACGGGGTCATGTCAGGACTCATGCAGATGCTGCTGCTAAAGGTGTCCGCCCACATCACTGAGCAGCTGGGCATGGCCCCTGGCGGCGAGTTCAGGGAGGCTTTCAAGGag GCCAGCAAGGTGCCTTTCTGCAAGTTCCACCTGGGCGACCGGCCTATCCCCGTCACCTTCAAGAGGGCCATCGCCGCCCTCTCCTTCTGGCAGAAGATCAAGCTGGCCTGGGGCCTGTGTTTCCTGTCGGACCCTATCAG CAAGGATGACGTGGAGCGGTGCAAACAGAAGGACCTGCTGGAGCAGATGATGGCCGAGATGATCGGCGAGTTCCCCGACCTGCACCGCACCATCGTGTCTGAGCGGGACATCTACCTGACCTACGTGCTGAGGCAGGCGGCCCGGCGCCTGGAGCTGCCTCGCGCCTCTGATG CCGAGCCCAGGAAGTGCGTCCCCTCCGTGGTGGTGGGCGTCGTGGGCATGGGCCACGTCCCTGGCATCGAGAAGAACTGGACCACCGACCTCAACATCCAGGAGATAATGAC tgtCCCCCCGCCGTCCGTCTCCAGCAGAGTGTCCTGGCTGGCCGTGAAGGCCGCCTTCTTGGGCCTCCTGGGCTACGGCCTGTACTGGATGGGGCGCCGTGCCAGCAGCCTGGTCTTGTCACTGCCTGCCGCCCAGTACTGCCTGCGGAGGGCCTCCGAGGCCTGGCCACACAAGTAG
- the TRABD gene encoding traB domain-containing protein isoform X3 — protein sequence MEGQEEQPPREAGTEPIATAGGSEVVPRVLPGEPQNLSDVDAFNLLLEMKLKRRQERPDLPRTVTELVAEDGSRVYVVGTAHFSDDSKKDVVKTIREVQPDVVVVELCQYRVSMLKMDERTLLREAKEISLEKLQQAVRQNGVMSGLMQMLLLKVSAHITEQLGMAPGGEFREAFKEASKVPFCKFHLGDRPIPVTFKRAIAALSFWQKIKLAWGLCFLSDPISKDDVERCKQKDLLEQMMAEMIGEFPDLHRTIVSERDIYLTYVLRQAARRLELPRASDAEPRKCVPSVVVGVVGMGHVPGIEKNWTTDLNIQEIMTVPPPSVSSRVSWLAVKAAFLGLLGYGLYWMGRRASSLVLSLPAAQYCLRRASEAWPHK from the exons atgGAGGGCCAGGAGGAGCAGCCCCCTCGCGAG GCCGGCACAGAGCCCATCGCGACTGCAGGGGGCTCGGAGGTGGTGCCGAGGGTGCTCCCCGGAGAGCCCCAGAACCTGT CCGACGTGGACGCTTTCAACCTGCTCCTGGAGATGAAGCTGAAGAGGCGGCAAGAGCGGCCCGACCTGCCGCGCACGGTGACCGAGCTGGTGGCCGAGGACGGGAGCCGCGTGTACGTGGTGGGCACGGCCCACTTCAGCGACGACAGCAAGAAGGACGTGGTGAAG ACCATCCGGGAGGTGCAGCCCGACGTGGTGGTGGTGGAGCTGTGCCAGTACCGCGTGTCCATGCTGAAGATGGACGAGCGCACGCTGCTGCGTGAGGCCAAGGAGATCAGCCTGGAGAAGCTGCAGCAGGCCGTCAGGCAG AACGGGGTCATGTCAGGACTCATGCAGATGCTGCTGCTAAAGGTGTCCGCCCACATCACTGAGCAGCTGGGCATGGCCCCTGGCGGCGAGTTCAGGGAGGCTTTCAAGGag GCCAGCAAGGTGCCTTTCTGCAAGTTCCACCTGGGCGACCGGCCTATCCCCGTCACCTTCAAGAGGGCCATCGCCGCCCTCTCCTTCTGGCAGAAGATCAAGCTGGCCTGGGGCCTGTGTTTCCTGTCGGACCCTATCAG CAAGGATGACGTGGAGCGGTGCAAACAGAAGGACCTGCTGGAGCAGATGATGGCCGAGATGATCGGCGAGTTCCCCGACCTGCACCGCACCATCGTGTCTGAGCGGGACATCTACCTGACCTACGTGCTGAGGCAGGCGGCCCGGCGCCTGGAGCTGCCTCGCGCCTCTGATG CCGAGCCCAGGAAGTGCGTCCCCTCCGTGGTGGTGGGCGTCGTGGGCATGGGCCACGTCCCTGGCATCGAGAAGAACTGGACCACCGACCTCAACATCCAGGAGATAATGAC tgtCCCCCCGCCGTCCGTCTCCAGCAGAGTGTCCTGGCTGGCCGTGAAGGCCGCCTTCTTGGGCCTCCTGGGCTACGGCCTGTACTGGATGGGGCGCCGTGCCAGCAGCCTGGTCTTGTCACTGCCTGCCGCCCAGTACTGCCTGCGGAGGGCCTCCGAGGCCTGGCCACACAAGTAG